The Dasypus novemcinctus isolate mDasNov1 chromosome 2, mDasNov1.1.hap2, whole genome shotgun sequence genome includes a region encoding these proteins:
- the SPMIP10 gene encoding sperm-associated microtubule inner protein 10: MASGKDACPILPKLANCPEKSSFKPANKCNEIHLPRFSLKQGMIPRRYVMPWKENMTFRNLNLKHAEVCGIHAGPLEDSLFLNHSERLCHGENRKIVLKKGPPEIKIADMPLHSPLSRYQSTVISHGFRRRLI; encoded by the exons ATGGCTTCAGGAAAAGACGCTTGTCCCATTTTACCTAAACTCGCCAACTGCCCTGAGAAGAGCTCATTTAAGCCTGCTAATAA GTGTAATGAGATTCACTTGCCACGATTTTCATTAAAGCAAGGTATGATCCCAAGACGTTATGTTATGCCTTGGAAAGAAAACATGACATTCAGAAATTTGAATCTAAAG cATGCAGAAGTGTGTGGAATCCATGCTGGCCCTTTAGAAGATTCTCTGTTTTTGAATCACAGTGAAAGACTTTGCCATGGGGAAAATCGTAAAATTGTCTTAAAGAAAGGTCCACCAGAAATAAAAATTGCTGATATGCCTTTGCATTCACCTCTCTCCAGATACCAAAGTACTGTGATTTCCCATGGTTTCAGGAGGCGACtgatctga